A DNA window from Undibacterium sp. YM2 contains the following coding sequences:
- a CDS encoding NfeD family protein, with amino-acid sequence MNGWMMWMILAGVVVIFELFTGTFYLLMISIGLVAGALAAVFQLGSAGQMIVAAVVGSLATIALHKSKYGWKENANAARDPNVNMDIGQTLQVNEWKELGNGKFAARTMYRGAMWDVELQHSAGYPGAYIIEEVQGSRLIVRPS; translated from the coding sequence ATGAACGGATGGATGATGTGGATGATACTGGCTGGTGTAGTCGTGATCTTTGAGTTGTTCACTGGCACGTTTTACTTGTTGATGATTTCAATTGGTTTGGTTGCCGGTGCTCTGGCTGCTGTTTTCCAATTGGGTTCAGCAGGACAAATGATAGTTGCTGCTGTTGTTGGATCGCTCGCAACCATAGCCTTGCACAAGAGTAAATATGGCTGGAAAGAAAATGCAAATGCGGCCAGAGACCCAAATGTGAACATGGATATAGGGCAAACCTTGCAAGTCAATGAATGGAAGGAATTAGGTAATGGCAAGTTTGCCGCGAGAACCATGTATCGCGGCGCGATGTGGGATGTCGAATTACAGCACTCGGCAGGTTATCCCGGTGCTTATATTATTGAAGAGGTACAAGGTAGCCGTTTGATCGTAAGACCGTCGTAG
- a CDS encoding SPFH domain-containing protein, with product MENIGTVALVLLVLGIVFIFKTINVVPQQHAWVVERLGKYHATLGPGLNIVVPFVDRIAYKHILKEIPLDVPPQVCITRDNTQLQVDGILYFQITDAMRASYGSSNYISAITQLAQTTLRSVIGKMELDKTFEERDHINTTIVNAIDESAANWGVKVLRYEIKDLTPPKEILHAMQAQITAEREKRALIAASEGRKQEQINIATGEREASIAKSEGEKQASINRAQGQAAAILAIAEASAEAIRKTAAAIQSPGGADAVNLKVAEQYVSAFGNLAKTNNSIIVPANLGDMSGLIATAMQVVKSQKPAITESPRRPV from the coding sequence ATGGAAAACATAGGTACAGTCGCTCTGGTTTTACTGGTATTGGGCATAGTGTTTATCTTCAAGACCATTAACGTCGTACCACAACAGCATGCCTGGGTTGTGGAGCGACTTGGTAAATATCATGCCACTCTGGGGCCGGGCTTGAATATCGTGGTGCCTTTTGTTGATCGCATCGCTTATAAACACATACTGAAAGAAATCCCGCTCGATGTTCCGCCGCAGGTCTGTATCACCAGAGACAATACGCAATTGCAGGTAGATGGTATTTTGTATTTCCAGATTACTGATGCCATGCGTGCGTCTTATGGTTCGTCCAACTACATCTCTGCCATCACGCAACTGGCGCAAACCACCTTGCGTTCTGTCATCGGTAAGATGGAGCTAGACAAAACTTTTGAAGAGCGTGATCACATCAATACCACCATCGTTAATGCGATTGATGAATCGGCAGCCAACTGGGGTGTCAAGGTCTTGCGTTATGAAATCAAGGATTTGACACCACCAAAAGAAATCTTGCATGCGATGCAGGCGCAAATTACTGCTGAGCGTGAAAAACGTGCCTTGATCGCTGCGTCAGAAGGCCGCAAGCAAGAGCAGATCAATATTGCGACTGGTGAGCGTGAAGCGTCGATTGCCAAATCTGAAGGTGAGAAACAGGCATCGATTAACCGTGCACAAGGTCAGGCTGCAGCCATACTGGCGATCGCAGAGGCCAGTGCAGAAGCGATACGCAAGACAGCAGCGGCGATACAGTCACCTGGTGGTGCAGATGCGGTCAATCTGAAAGTCGCAGAACAATATGTCAGTGCATTTGGCAACCTGGCTAAAACCAATAACTCCATTATTGTTCCAGCCAACCTGGGTGATATGAGTGGCCTGATCGCTACTGCCATGCAAGTTGTTAAGTCTCAAAAACCCGCAATCACCGAGTCGCCACGACGACCCGTCTGA
- a CDS encoding SPFH domain-containing protein produces MFEIILASIVVILILLLYSSNVLVYISNEKIGIVEKKWSASGSVQHGFIALNGEAGFQPEVLRGGFHMFFPFQYSIHRHDLVTIQQGTLAYVFARDGQAMAPTQNLACNKEANDFTDVRSFLTNAGQKGLQRKILREGTYAINLAQFVVLTAERVYALPLPGDGNISNDGIVVGQLAEMLDELRSRNGFLPLVIRDDKLAVITTHEGQSLPEGTIVAPVVGADPHEGNSYHHDFQNPEVFIEAGGYKGRQLQVLVEGTYYLNARFASYEIVEKRVVPVGYVGVVVSYTSKAGNDVTGDAYRHGELVSSDEKGVQVSPLLPGKYALNPYAKRVIDVPTTNFILKWQSGQVGSHELDKHLSEVSLITKDAFEPDLPLSVVVNIDYKMAPLVIQRFGDIQKLVEQTLDPMVAAYFKNIGQGKTLIELLQERSDIQERAKAEMRKNFEGYNLTLNEVLIGTPRAKTGDTQIEVILKQLRERQVSREQLETYKTKETAAVQERILREAEARAKQQTSITESELAVKIAENQGSAAVQKAIKAAEEARQVASGAADAKRTLANAEAYQIQQIGEAQAKATELNVEAYGGPELQFQQTVLLRFAEAIEKGHIAMVPSIQTGGSGSSSAVDAFLALAAKDLLNKGEGKTAVINAG; encoded by the coding sequence ATGTTTGAAATTATTTTGGCAAGCATCGTTGTTATACTTATTTTGCTGTTGTATAGCAGCAATGTGCTCGTATATATCTCGAATGAAAAAATTGGTATCGTCGAAAAGAAATGGTCGGCCAGCGGTTCTGTCCAGCATGGATTCATTGCCCTAAATGGCGAAGCCGGTTTCCAGCCCGAAGTATTGCGCGGTGGCTTTCATATGTTCTTCCCGTTTCAATATTCCATACACAGACATGACCTGGTGACCATACAGCAAGGCACCCTGGCCTATGTATTTGCCCGTGATGGGCAGGCCATGGCTCCAACCCAGAATCTGGCATGCAATAAGGAGGCAAATGACTTTACCGATGTCCGCAGTTTCCTGACCAATGCTGGCCAAAAAGGTTTGCAACGCAAGATACTGCGTGAAGGTACTTACGCGATCAACCTGGCACAATTTGTGGTGCTGACTGCTGAGCGCGTTTATGCCTTGCCTTTACCTGGTGATGGCAATATCAGTAACGATGGCATCGTGGTTGGCCAACTGGCAGAAATGCTGGATGAACTGCGCTCACGTAACGGTTTCCTGCCCTTGGTGATACGTGACGATAAGCTGGCAGTCATCACCACGCATGAAGGACAGTCTTTGCCCGAGGGCACTATCGTTGCACCTGTAGTGGGCGCTGATCCGCATGAGGGTAATAGTTATCACCATGACTTTCAAAACCCAGAAGTGTTTATAGAGGCCGGCGGTTACAAAGGACGGCAGTTGCAGGTGCTGGTGGAAGGTACCTATTATCTGAATGCCCGTTTTGCCAGTTATGAAATAGTGGAAAAACGTGTAGTGCCGGTTGGCTATGTTGGTGTAGTGGTGTCTTATACCAGTAAGGCTGGTAACGACGTAACAGGGGATGCTTATCGCCACGGTGAATTGGTCAGCAGTGATGAAAAAGGTGTACAGGTAAGCCCATTATTGCCTGGCAAATATGCCCTGAACCCCTATGCTAAACGTGTTATCGATGTGCCTACGACCAACTTTATTTTGAAATGGCAGTCAGGCCAGGTGGGTTCACATGAGCTGGACAAACACCTGAGTGAAGTTTCACTGATTACCAAAGACGCATTTGAACCTGATCTGCCTTTATCTGTCGTCGTCAACATCGACTATAAAATGGCGCCGCTGGTCATACAAAGGTTTGGGGATATCCAGAAACTGGTAGAGCAAACCCTGGACCCTATGGTTGCCGCGTATTTCAAGAACATAGGCCAGGGCAAAACACTCATAGAGTTACTGCAAGAACGTTCAGACATACAGGAACGCGCCAAAGCAGAAATGCGCAAGAATTTTGAAGGTTATAATCTGACCCTGAATGAAGTATTGATAGGCACGCCGCGTGCCAAGACTGGCGACACGCAGATTGAAGTGATTCTGAAGCAATTGCGTGAGCGTCAGGTCTCCAGGGAGCAACTGGAAACTTACAAAACCAAAGAAACCGCCGCCGTACAAGAGCGCATCCTGCGTGAGGCAGAGGCCAGGGCAAAGCAACAGACTTCCATCACCGAGTCGGAACTGGCCGTCAAGATCGCAGAAAATCAAGGTAGTGCAGCCGTGCAGAAAGCGATCAAGGCTGCTGAGGAAGCACGTCAGGTTGCCTCTGGTGCCGCTGATGCCAAACGTACTCTGGCGAATGCTGAAGCTTATCAAATTCAGCAGATAGGTGAAGCACAGGCGAAAGCGACTGAGTTGAACGTAGAAGCTTATGGGGGCCCAGAGCTGCAATTCCAGCAAACAGTCTTGCTGCGTTTTGCCGAAGCGATAGAAAAAGGCCACATCGCCATGGTACCAAGCATACAGACTGGTGGCAGTGGTAGCAGCTCCGCCGTAGATGCTTTCCTCGCACTCGCTGCAAAAGACCTGTTGAATAAAGGGGAGGGGAAAACCGCAGTGATTAATGCCGGTTAA
- a CDS encoding DNA-binding domain-containing protein, producing the protein MSQPAPDPSLSQLQHWFLTVMTAPGGLARGLLLAQEHLGLEESRVIKITPGKQSRMHIYAHGYILRLQECLQADFPVLHRLMGDELFNFFAHNYIWRHPSRAPSLYDLGAGFASFLLQSQAQNTDALKAGEADLLLQFPVEIAKLERAFTEVIRAPGLENNLNIKTHNAFDLLMGSHADIHIPACVRLLKTSFPLLAYWEQAKHTPAGQDLPAPPQPETSYLAFTRQNYRVQLITLLPWQYYFLQAAYNNPDMHECAVKSSQETGLDMKALLADICLWQPQAQALGLLTTEEVTLA; encoded by the coding sequence ATGAGCCAGCCTGCACCTGATCCGTCGCTATCGCAATTACAGCACTGGTTTTTAACAGTGATGACTGCTCCCGGTGGTCTGGCGAGAGGCTTGTTGCTGGCGCAGGAACATCTGGGACTGGAAGAGTCACGCGTAATCAAGATCACGCCGGGCAAGCAATCGCGCATGCATATTTATGCCCATGGCTATATCCTGCGTTTACAGGAATGCCTGCAAGCTGACTTCCCGGTTCTACATCGTTTGATGGGCGATGAATTGTTTAATTTTTTTGCCCATAACTATATCTGGCGACATCCTTCCCGTGCGCCGTCTTTGTATGATTTAGGTGCTGGTTTTGCCAGCTTCCTTCTGCAGAGTCAAGCCCAAAATACAGACGCATTAAAAGCTGGCGAAGCAGACCTGCTATTGCAGTTTCCGGTGGAGATAGCAAAACTGGAACGGGCATTTACCGAGGTAATACGGGCACCCGGACTGGAGAATAACCTTAATATCAAAACCCACAATGCGTTTGACTTGCTCATGGGTTCACATGCAGACATCCATATCCCGGCCTGCGTACGGCTACTGAAAACCAGCTTTCCTTTACTGGCCTACTGGGAGCAGGCAAAACACACACCTGCGGGCCAGGATTTACCAGCCCCGCCACAACCAGAGACCAGTTACCTCGCATTTACTCGCCAGAATTACCGCGTGCAACTGATCACCCTGCTTCCATGGCAATATTATTTTTTGCAAGCTGCTTACAACAATCCAGATATGCATGAGTGCGCAGTAAAGTCATCACAAGAAACAGGACTGGATATGAAAGCACTACTGGCAGATATTTGCCTGTGGCAGCCACAAGCGCAAGCGCTTGGTTTGCTGACGACAGAAGAAGTGACTTTGGCCTGA
- a CDS encoding DUF692 domain-containing protein translates to MHTLQPRLGLPNLGLGVGLRNTHFEHILEHGAGVAWFEVITENFIDNHGYARHVLERIAQSCPIVMHGVSLSIGSTDALNFDYLKKLRQLAKELQPSWVSDHLCWTGAAAMNTHDLLPLPLNEVTLAHVIERVRIVQDFLERPLIIENPSTYVEFEQSSMAEDEFLSRLTEKTGCGLLLDVNNVYVSAYNHGFDAERYIRNLPADRIVQIHLAGPSHHGDYMIDTHDQPVPTPVWHLYALAQTLTGGVSTLLEWDANIPAYPDLLAELDKARLVMTGHFPEMKINAASGSSISTPVHFQLEELSTS, encoded by the coding sequence ATGCACACTTTGCAGCCACGCCTGGGCCTGCCCAATCTGGGTCTGGGCGTTGGTCTGCGCAATACCCATTTTGAGCACATACTTGAACATGGTGCCGGAGTCGCCTGGTTTGAAGTGATTACAGAAAATTTCATTGATAACCATGGTTATGCACGTCATGTATTGGAACGCATAGCGCAAAGCTGTCCTATCGTCATGCATGGTGTTTCGCTATCGATAGGCAGTACAGATGCGCTGAATTTCGATTATCTAAAGAAGCTCAGGCAACTGGCGAAGGAATTGCAACCTTCCTGGGTATCAGATCATTTGTGCTGGACGGGTGCTGCAGCCATGAATACCCATGATTTGCTGCCGCTCCCCTTGAATGAGGTCACGCTAGCGCATGTGATTGAACGTGTACGCATAGTGCAGGATTTTCTGGAACGCCCATTGATTATAGAAAACCCCAGTACCTACGTAGAATTTGAACAGTCCAGCATGGCGGAGGATGAATTTCTAAGTCGGTTAACTGAAAAAACCGGTTGTGGGTTACTACTGGATGTCAATAATGTCTATGTGTCTGCCTACAATCACGGCTTTGATGCTGAACGTTATATACGCAACCTGCCTGCGGACCGCATCGTGCAAATTCATCTGGCGGGACCTAGTCATCATGGCGACTATATGATAGATACGCATGATCAGCCAGTACCAACACCAGTCTGGCATTTATATGCGCTGGCACAAACCTTGACGGGTGGTGTTTCTACACTGCTGGAATGGGATGCCAATATCCCGGCTTACCCTGACTTGCTGGCAGAACTGGACAAGGCACGCTTGGTCATGACTGGTCATTTTCCAGAGATGAAAATCAATGCTGCATCGGGTTCAAGCATTTCTACGCCCGTGCATTTTCAATTGGAAGAACTCAGCACTTCATGA
- a CDS encoding ferritin-like domain-containing protein — MFAAIPEAPQHAIKNRPLSEFDTDVAAVRAIAQATVSVELFTIPLYMNSMYSIYGTHQINSKGNNYYKGRQWPGMATTAKAVTANERAFNVIFSVFIQEMLHLQMAANIATAIGVNPSFTENSGLQNSQRGWICYGPDKHTIPCIVDLRDTNSYKDVRVNLESLNKNQIELFLAIEQPEKQAREELRHNANKYFPDVPLADWNPDKGFADLPLFGTIGYMYECYARYISMEYTDGQTLWEKLFDNNAVQKDMFNAHSTPKQPNDSHPQKEYPQFDTLFGPEDLDGGMAGSQNKAIDMMCAITDQGEGNSAGITHYRRTQLLRAVQPDYRESDEALKLDYPAYDGDGELAASRDAAARFHSAAFDHYERFQEISKDILHPKVAASEQLLTWEQWHAVAGNQWTAAMLTNEEYDAASAPQNIPTPDDVAGALNRLKSEGAKTVQMLSSVSAGAIYGITSVLDEYWTNKDTSFPYPSMVGSGDRMSICWAITGCSPNLSVSVPLPDKNILYHSCQGLDFNANKVTESEEANSQCAAIAVYHSCRGSNGCKAQGGCGFAQTDMVVKPEKEADKEALVAATPDRGSHGICGAPPGPPPTGTLYSAPSDNRCKTYGGCAVPISASQLFPASGTMTLYTFDYAPPHAEHLLNKNIKFKQGDSVFDTAWAAYSTVMSTRHKNPGEKPKPNDLRLALPPST, encoded by the coding sequence ATGTTTGCAGCCATACCTGAAGCACCGCAGCACGCCATCAAGAATCGCCCACTGTCAGAATTTGATACCGATGTTGCTGCCGTGAGGGCCATTGCCCAGGCGACTGTCAGTGTCGAATTATTTACGATACCGTTGTACATGAATTCCATGTATTCGATCTATGGCACGCACCAGATCAATTCCAAGGGCAACAACTATTATAAGGGCCGCCAATGGCCGGGCATGGCTACCACAGCAAAAGCCGTGACAGCCAATGAGCGTGCCTTCAATGTCATCTTCAGTGTATTCATACAGGAAATGCTGCATTTGCAGATGGCAGCGAATATCGCTACAGCGATTGGAGTCAATCCCAGCTTTACTGAAAATTCTGGTCTGCAAAACAGTCAGCGTGGCTGGATTTGTTACGGGCCAGACAAGCACACCATACCTTGCATTGTTGATCTGAGGGACACCAACAGCTATAAGGATGTCAGGGTCAATCTGGAGTCCCTGAACAAAAATCAGATAGAACTGTTTTTGGCAATCGAGCAGCCAGAGAAGCAGGCGCGCGAAGAGTTGCGCCACAATGCCAATAAGTACTTCCCTGATGTACCACTGGCCGACTGGAACCCTGACAAGGGATTTGCTGACCTGCCACTGTTCGGCACCATAGGCTATATGTATGAATGCTATGCCAGATACATCAGCATGGAGTATACGGATGGTCAGACACTATGGGAAAAACTCTTTGATAACAATGCGGTGCAAAAAGACATGTTCAATGCCCACAGCACACCCAAACAGCCGAACGACAGTCATCCGCAAAAAGAATACCCGCAATTTGACACCTTGTTCGGCCCTGAAGATCTTGATGGCGGCATGGCAGGCTCTCAAAACAAGGCCATCGATATGATGTGCGCCATTACCGATCAGGGCGAAGGTAATTCCGCAGGGATCACGCACTACCGTCGCACGCAATTACTGCGTGCCGTACAGCCTGATTATCGTGAATCCGACGAAGCCTTGAAGCTTGATTATCCTGCGTATGACGGTGATGGCGAGTTAGCGGCATCGAGAGATGCTGCTGCACGTTTCCACAGCGCGGCATTTGATCACTATGAGCGCTTCCAGGAAATCAGCAAAGACATACTGCACCCTAAAGTAGCTGCATCTGAGCAGTTGTTGACGTGGGAACAATGGCATGCGGTTGCAGGCAATCAGTGGACTGCCGCCATGTTGACCAATGAGGAATACGATGCGGCGTCAGCACCGCAAAATATCCCTACACCTGATGACGTTGCCGGTGCACTGAATCGCCTGAAAAGTGAAGGAGCAAAAACTGTGCAGATGTTAAGCAGCGTATCTGCAGGTGCGATTTATGGCATTACCTCAGTACTGGACGAATACTGGACGAACAAAGACACAAGCTTTCCCTACCCATCCATGGTGGGTTCAGGCGACCGTATGTCGATTTGCTGGGCGATCACAGGCTGTTCACCAAATTTGTCAGTCAGTGTTCCACTACCAGACAAGAATATTTTGTACCACTCTTGCCAGGGCCTGGATTTCAACGCCAACAAGGTGACGGAATCAGAAGAAGCAAATAGTCAATGCGCTGCAATTGCGGTTTATCATAGCTGCCGTGGTTCAAACGGTTGCAAGGCCCAAGGTGGTTGTGGTTTTGCCCAGACAGATATGGTTGTTAAGCCGGAAAAAGAAGCGGACAAAGAAGCACTTGTAGCCGCAACTCCAGACCGTGGTTCGCATGGTATTTGCGGCGCTCCTCCCGGACCACCGCCTACAGGCACCTTATATAGCGCGCCAAGCGATAACCGCTGCAAAACCTATGGTGGCTGTGCCGTGCCCATCTCTGCGTCGCAACTGTTTCCCGCAAGCGGCACGATGACTTTGTATACTTTTGATTATGCGCCACCACATGCAGAGCATCTATTGAACAAGAACATCAAATTCAAGCAAGGTGACAGTGTGTTTGACACGGCCTGGGCGGCCTACAGCACGGTAATGAGCACGCGCCATAAAAACCCGGGGGAAAAGCCCAAGCCAAATGATTTGCGCCTGGCTTTGCCACCATCAACCTGA
- a CDS encoding DNA alkylation repair protein, translated as MKEIISQCQLSLLPLADPVRALAMRAYMKNRFEFLGIPAPDRRKACADIIRQLKTADADELLQIANGLWSCEQREYQYLAVDILARHYRRLRLEDVPALLTLVQQKSWWDTVDGLAGVVGDILQQNLTASRDIQAGMDKALGHPDFWVRRIALLHQLGWREQTDVNRLFSYALALADEEEFFTRKAIGWALRDYAWHDPVVVRNFLQENQSRFSGLSYREAAKNLEKLGK; from the coding sequence ATGAAAGAAATTATCAGTCAATGTCAACTCAGTTTATTGCCGCTTGCTGACCCGGTACGGGCACTTGCCATGCGTGCCTATATGAAAAACCGTTTTGAATTTCTGGGCATTCCCGCACCTGACAGGCGCAAGGCGTGTGCAGATATCATCCGGCAATTAAAAACGGCTGATGCGGATGAACTTTTACAGATCGCAAATGGCTTGTGGTCCTGTGAACAGCGCGAATATCAGTATCTGGCAGTGGATATCCTGGCCAGGCATTACCGGCGTTTACGTTTGGAAGATGTGCCAGCCTTGCTCACTTTGGTGCAGCAAAAATCCTGGTGGGATACTGTCGATGGTCTGGCTGGTGTTGTCGGCGACATATTGCAGCAAAATTTGACGGCGAGCCGGGATATACAAGCTGGCATGGATAAAGCTCTTGGACATCCCGATTTTTGGGTAAGGCGCATCGCCTTATTACATCAGTTAGGTTGGCGCGAACAGACCGATGTGAACAGATTATTTAGCTATGCTCTGGCGCTGGCAGACGAAGAAGAGTTTTTCACTCGTAAAGCGATAGGCTGGGCCTTGCGTGACTATGCCTGGCATGATCCAGTTGTCGTAAGAAACTTTTTGCAAGAAAATCAGAGTCGGTTTTCTGGCCTGAGCTACCGTGAGGCCGCTAAAAATTTGGAGAAACTGGGCAAATAG
- a CDS encoding polysaccharide deacetylase family protein, producing MKPQKLILSAVAVVGVAVASYFVVQKTSQSPESKAVSSQLEQKDTFDPAKLPEDLNGLLVAYRKIIILLADEKKLTTKERSEANRVGQALFHENLVRLNDLDTFFGKLKSLSNAKREASFDTILTYIESGEDLYDADRLAFREVLLKMQTSIATEQTLPAIKLHKRVTDDLNALSEIEKEYDKELKEIFSRFESRSIELKRERWDDYIVKLRKLYNREQILKDYGFILPYPEKPEVADEKDKEIFGQGLPPKTVVLTFDDGPHATYTDEIAAILKQYNVPGVFFQVGKNVGSVDAQGKESLNKNAATSKKLLSAGHVLANHSFSHALLSKQSGDNLNAEIEQTDKLLKAIDPARSALFRFPYGAKNKEGMQILHKLGLRSVMWNIDSLDWADPVPNSIAGRVLGTLEKEQRGIILFHDIHERTVKALPLVLDKLIADGYSFASWDGADFKIAKGGKPTPEKVSISTDYQNSWAIVIGINDYAKWPKLQYAVQDANAIRDTLINRMGFAGDKVLTLTNADATRNNILALFHEKLGHGQLKKDDRVFVFFAGHGATRKLSSGRNLGYIIPVDSDPEQLSVDAIPMTDLQNIAESLNAKHILFVMDACYSGLGLTRGGGTSAFLRENGKRLGRQMLTAGGADQLVADGGPNGHSVFTWTLLQALSGKADMNGDGMITATELAAYIAPAVSSVSQQTPAFGSLPGSEGGEFVFEIRGEGEFLNAKTNQLSADAIALNNKLDGAVSKAGSDTPIVIKNLNGGEQKIAAPKMVDGSSRQLAQRANDHGLQLYKEKQYTQAEAAFTEALKYRPDFGLAANNLGFVYFKQQKYAEAARWFENTLQIDPSRSIAYLNLGDARALLNENEKAKKAYMSFLELSPNSSNANYVKEALKKLN from the coding sequence ATGAAACCTCAAAAACTTATCTTGTCTGCCGTTGCAGTAGTCGGCGTAGCTGTAGCTTCTTATTTTGTCGTTCAAAAAACTAGCCAGTCTCCAGAGAGCAAAGCAGTAAGCTCTCAGCTTGAGCAAAAAGACACATTTGATCCTGCCAAATTGCCAGAAGATTTGAATGGTTTATTGGTCGCGTATCGCAAGATTATCATCTTGTTGGCTGACGAGAAAAAGCTTACTACCAAAGAGCGCAGTGAGGCAAACCGGGTAGGGCAGGCATTGTTCCATGAAAATCTGGTCAGGCTTAATGATCTGGATACTTTTTTCGGCAAGCTGAAGTCACTCAGCAATGCCAAACGCGAAGCCAGTTTTGACACTATCCTGACCTATATAGAATCTGGCGAAGATTTATACGACGCAGATCGTCTCGCATTCCGCGAAGTTTTGCTTAAAATGCAAACATCGATAGCTACAGAGCAGACCCTGCCAGCTATCAAGCTGCACAAGCGTGTTACCGATGACTTGAATGCACTCAGTGAAATTGAAAAAGAATACGACAAAGAACTCAAAGAAATTTTCTCGCGATTTGAATCCCGCTCCATAGAACTTAAGCGTGAACGCTGGGATGACTACATCGTCAAATTGCGCAAGTTGTATAACCGCGAACAAATCCTCAAGGATTACGGCTTCATCCTGCCTTACCCGGAAAAACCGGAAGTAGCCGATGAAAAAGATAAGGAGATTTTCGGTCAGGGCTTGCCACCGAAGACTGTGGTGCTGACGTTTGACGACGGCCCTCACGCTACCTATACCGATGAAATTGCAGCGATACTCAAGCAATACAATGTGCCAGGCGTGTTCTTCCAGGTTGGCAAGAACGTTGGCAGTGTCGATGCTCAGGGCAAAGAATCGCTGAATAAAAACGCTGCAACCAGCAAGAAACTGTTGAGCGCAGGCCATGTGCTGGCCAATCACAGTTTCAGCCACGCTTTACTGTCCAAGCAAAGCGGCGATAATCTGAACGCAGAAATTGAGCAGACAGATAAACTGCTGAAGGCCATAGACCCGGCACGATCAGCTCTGTTCCGTTTCCCTTACGGTGCAAAGAATAAAGAAGGTATGCAAATCCTGCACAAGCTGGGCTTGCGCTCGGTCATGTGGAATATTGATTCCCTGGATTGGGCTGACCCTGTGCCTAATTCGATTGCAGGCCGTGTACTTGGCACTTTGGAAAAAGAGCAGCGCGGCATCATTCTTTTCCATGATATCCATGAACGCACGGTAAAGGCCTTGCCGCTGGTACTCGATAAACTGATTGCCGATGGTTATAGCTTTGCCTCTTGGGATGGCGCGGACTTCAAGATTGCCAAAGGTGGCAAGCCAACCCCAGAAAAAGTCAGTATCAGTACCGACTATCAAAATAGCTGGGCTATCGTCATTGGCATCAATGACTATGCAAAATGGCCCAAGCTGCAATATGCAGTGCAGGATGCCAATGCTATCCGCGATACACTGATTAATCGCATGGGTTTTGCTGGTGACAAAGTACTGACACTGACCAATGCAGATGCGACCCGCAATAATATCCTCGCCTTGTTCCATGAAAAACTGGGACATGGGCAATTGAAAAAAGATGACAGGGTCTTCGTCTTCTTTGCAGGCCATGGTGCAACCAGAAAGCTGAGTTCTGGACGTAACCTGGGTTACATCATTCCCGTTGATTCTGACCCTGAACAATTGTCTGTCGATGCCATCCCCATGACGGATTTGCAGAATATCGCAGAGAGTCTCAATGCTAAACATATTCTGTTTGTCATGGATGCCTGTTATAGCGGGCTGGGGTTGACGCGCGGCGGAGGCACCAGCGCATTCCTGCGTGAAAATGGTAAGCGTCTGGGACGCCAGATGCTGACGGCGGGTGGCGCCGATCAACTGGTTGCTGACGGCGGACCTAATGGTCACTCCGTCTTTACCTGGACCTTGCTGCAGGCCCTGAGTGGCAAGGCAGATATGAATGGTGACGGCATGATTACCGCAACAGAACTGGCAGCCTATATTGCACCTGCAGTATCGAGTGTGTCGCAACAAACGCCTGCATTTGGTAGCTTGCCAGGTTCTGAAGGCGGTGAATTTGTTTTTGAAATACGTGGTGAAGGCGAGTTCCTGAATGCAAAAACCAATCAGTTGTCTGCCGATGCCATTGCACTCAACAACAAGCTTGATGGTGCTGTGAGCAAAGCAGGTAGTGACACGCCCATAGTCATCAAGAACCTGAACGGTGGCGAACAAAAAATCGCGGCACCTAAAATGGTAGATGGCTCATCAAGGCAACTGGCACAAAGAGCCAATGACCATGGGCTGCAATTGTATAAAGAGAAGCAATATACCCAGGCAGAAGCCGCATTCACTGAAGCTTTGAAATACAGGCCTGACTTTGGGTTGGCGGCAAACAATCTGGGCTTTGTTTATTTTAAACAGCAAAAATATGCAGAGGCAGCGCGCTGGTTTGAAAATACTTTGCAGATTGATCCTTCCCGCTCAATTGCTTACTTGAACCTGGGTGATGCCCGGGCGTTATTGAATGAAAATGAGAAAGCCAAAAAAGCTTACATGAGCTTTCTGGAATTATCGCCAAATAGTTCGAATGCCAATTATGTCAAAGAAGCGCTAAAAAAATTGAACTGA